From one Coffea eugenioides isolate CCC68of chromosome 11, Ceug_1.0, whole genome shotgun sequence genomic stretch:
- the LOC113751406 gene encoding receptor-like protein EIX2 — MIKFTPFIVLWFVFLADRIDRGCHARAYSNVSCFENERKALLEFKKDLIDKSNRLISWIGEDCCSWEGVGCGKNTRHVVKLDLRNNVVFDSNQYSDGDTQNYSSIYFETCLGGQISPSLVNLQHLHYLDLSSNYFAGIEIPAFIGSLKILRYLNFSNAGFSGTIPPQLGNLSALEYLDLGEKSEGFSDWISGYQLSTKSLWWITGLSSLKHLDLSMVYLEEAQDWFQALNKLRFLSSLTLRSCSIYPFPYIAHLNFTSLTSLDLGGNEFNSTIPLWLFNLTSLVHLDLSGNSFFGPIVPHSLQHWTSLSYFDLSGNRFNTSPLDPLFTLNNLVHLDLAGNQIQGPLPFSLGNLTSLSVLHMGDNSFEGPIPSAIGQLRELTELDLSSNGFNGTIPSSLWRLSELKSLDLSGNPLSGELRDIHFAQLAKLKELGLSSTLLALNVSSSWVPPFQLQVIRMRSIKIGPKFPLWLQTQKRVEYLDMSNASISDTIPGWFEKVCHGIKSLYFSNNYITGKPPVCKGNSGLKYRRLFSLDSNKFEGPLQLLPTDISQLHLENNSLQGIIPHPDINMTLDILRVLDLSDNHFIGSIPDSLCSLQRLAILDLSNNQLSGRIPSCIGKIKTLGALLLANNNLYGHIPISLGHLNVLVSLHMNRNNFTGMVPFSLRYLEKLQYLDLGNNGLEGLIPSWIGDELSSLRILVLESNNFHGDISVSLCKLSSLQVLNLEDNNLTGHIPRCFNNFTAMTESNSVTYISVPVYIMPQVHAVYGYNEEISVLIKGENLKYTTTNVPYVRFMGLSKNKLSGEIPVELTSLVGLQGLDLSRNHLSGRIPENIGNLKQLESLDLSKNDLFGPIPQSLSNLNFLGWLNLSFNKLTGRIPSGRQLQTLDDPTIYMGNSGLCGGPLGRSCPDESDGKSNYRESGDHEDGKESYFYWFYAGLGPGFAVGLLGFFSVLCFKKSWRYAYFGFLESLLNKVWVEIALLKRKFN; from the coding sequence ATGATCAAATTCACTCCATTCATTGTGTTATGGTTTGTCTTTTTGGCAGATAGAATTGATCGTGGTTGCCACGCAAGAGCATATTCAAATGTAAGTTGCTTTGAGAATGAGCGAAAAGCTCTCCTTGAGTTTAAGAAAGATCTAATTGACAAATCAAATCGTTTGATATCTTGGATTGGAGAAGATTGTTGCTCGTGGGAAGGAGTTGGCTGCGGCAAGAACACTCGACATGTGGTGAAACTTGATTTGCGTAATAACGTTGTTTTTGATTCTAATCAATACTCCGATGGAGACACGCAAAATTATTCCTCTATTTATTTTGAAACTTGCTTGGGAGGCCAGATAAGTCCTTCATTAGTGAACCTGCAGCATTTGCATTACTTGGATTTAAGCTCGAATTATTTTGCAGGAATTGAGATCCCAGCATTTATTGGATCCTTGAAAATTTTGAGATATCTGAATTTCTCTAATGCAGGTTTCAGTGGGACAATTCCTCCTCAATTAGGAAATCTCTCAGCCTTAGAATATCTGGATCTTGGTGAAAAATCCGAAGGCTTCAGTGATTGGATTAGTGGTTATCAATTGTCGACAAAGAGTCTCTGGTGGATCACTGGTCTTTCTTCCTTGAAACATTTGGACCTCTCTATGGTATACCTAGAAGAGGCTCAAGACTGGTTTCAAGCACTTAACAAACTTCGTTTCTTATCCTCATTAACATTACGATCCTGTAGTATTTATCCCTTTCCTTATATTGCACACCTTAATTTCACATCTCTTACCTCACTTGATCTCGGAGGCAATGAATTTAATTCCACAATCCCTCTCTGGTTGTTTAATTTAACTTCACTCGTTCATCTCGACCTTAGCGGCAACAGTTTTTTCGGTCCAATAGTTCCTCACAGCCTTCAGCACTGGACTTCACTAAGCTACTTCGATCTTAGTGGCAATCGATTCAATACCTCACCGCTCGATCCGCTTTTCACTTTGAACAATCTCGTCCATCTGGACTTGGCTGGTAACCAAATCCAAGGCCCACTCCCCTTCAGCCTAGGCAACCTAACTTCTCTTTCCGTACTGCACATGGGAGATAACAGCTTTGAAGGCCCAATCCCAAGTGCGATTGGGCAACTTCGAGAACTCACCGAACTCGATCTCAGTTCGAATGGGTTCAATGGTACCATTCCATCGTCTCTTTGGAGGCTGAGTGAGTTGAAATCCTTGGATCTATCTGGCAATCCATTGAGCGGGGAGTTGCGTGACATTCACTTTGCCCAACTCGCAAAACTGAAAGAGTTAGGATTATCCTCCACTCTACTTGCTCTGAATGTGAGTTCCTCGTGGGTCCCACCATTCCAACTTCAAGTTATAAGAATGCGTTCCATCAAGATAGGGCCCAAATTTCCTCTCTGGCTTCAAACTCAGAAAAGAGTCGAATATTTGGACATGTCAAATGCAAGCATCTCAGATACTATCCCAGGTTGGTTTGAGAAAGTGTGTCATGGTATAAAATCTTTGTATTTCTCCAACAATTACATCACAGGGAAACCACCCGTGTGCAAAGGCAACAGTGGTCTTAAATATCGCAGACTATTTTCTTTGGATTCCAACAAATTCGAGGGGCCTTTGCAATTGTTACCAACAGACATTTCTCAATTGCATCTTGAAAATAACTCATTACAAGGGATTATTCCACACCCCGACATTAACATGACATTGGATATTCTTCGAGTACTAGATCTCAGTGATAACCACTTCATCGGCAGCATCCCTGATTCTTTGTGCAGCTTACAAAGGCTTGCTATCCTGGATCTTTCTAACAACCAGCTCTCTGGAAGGATCCCTTCATGTATTGGTAAGATTAAAACGTTGGGTGCGCTACTTCTGGCAAACAACAATCTCTACGGGCACATTCCAATTTCATTGGGACATCTCAATGTTCTCGTGTCTTTGCACATGAACCGAAACAATTTTACAGGGATGGTCCCATTCTCTCTCAGATATCTGGAAAAATTGCAGTATCTTGATCTTGGAAATAATGGGCTGGAGGGCCTTATACCATCTTGGATTGGGGATGAACTATCTAGTCTGAGGATCCTTGTGCTTGAATCTAATAATTTCCACGGTGACATTTCTGTGAGCCTCTGCAAATTATCATCCCTTCAGGTTTTAAATTTGGAAGACAACAACTTAACTGGCCATATACCTCGCTGTTTTAACAACTTTACAGCAATGACAGAATCGAACTCTGTTACCTACATTAGTGTCCCAGTTTATATCATGCCACAAGTCCATGCGGTTTATGGGTACAATGAAGAAATTTCAGTGCTCATCAAAGGTGAAAATCTGAAGTACACTACCACCAATGTGCCATATGTAAGATTCATGGGGctctcaaaaaataaattaagtGGGGAAATACCTGTCGAGTTAACGTCTCTGGTTGGATTGCAAGGTTTGGATTTATCTAGGAACCATCTAAGTGGAAGAATCCCAGAAAACATTGGGAACTTGAAGCAACTTGAGTCTCTAGATTTATCCAAAAATGACCTTTTTGGTCCAATTCCTCAAAGTTTGTCGAACTTAAATTTTCTGGGCTGGCTGAACTTGTCATTCAACAAGCTAACTGGTCGAATTCCATCCGGACGTCAACTGCAGACATTAGACGACCCAACCATATACATGGGAAACAGTGGACTTTGTGGTGGACCGCTAGGCAGAAGCTGCCCTGATGAATCTGATGGTAAATCAAATTACAGAGAATCGGGTGATCATGAGGATGGCAAGGAGTCTTATTTTTATTGGTTTTATGCTGGTTTGGGACCTGGTTTTGCTGTTGGACTCTTGGGATTCTTCAGTGTCCTATGTTTCAAAAAGTCATGGCGCTATGCATACTTCGGATTTCTGGAGAGCTTGTTGAATAAAGTATGGGTAGAAATTGCATTGCTAAAAAGGAAGTTTAATTGA